The nucleotide sequence GCGTCAACGGTGCTGGCTGCGGGTACCCGATGATCAAACTGCATAAACGGGGTACTTTCCCGCAGCGCCGTGCCGAACGAAGGGGGCGAAGGGAGCGAAATCGAGGCCGTTCCGGGTCAGGCCACGTCCGCCTTCTCCTGCTCGGCCGAGCGCTGGAGATCCTGCGGGATCTCCACGTTCCACGCGGTCATCACCGGGCGGTCGTGCTCGGTGCCGAGCCGGGAGATCGTGCCGGTCTCCAGCTTGAAGTACCCGCCGCCGGCCGGCGCGAGACCGAGGTAGCGGGCGGTGAGCACGCGCAGGAAGTGGCCGTGCGACACGAGCACGACGTCGTCGTCCGAGGTGCGCAGCGCCTCCAGGACCCTGGTGAGCACCCGGTCGGCGCGCTCACCGACCGCCGCCGGGCCCTCGCCCGGGTGGTCGGCGGGGCCGGGCGTCACTCCGTCGGTCCACAGGTCCCAGCCGGGCCGGGTCTCGTAGATCTCCTCGGTCGTGACGCCCTCGTAGCCGCCGTAGTCCCACTCGTGCAGATCCGGTACGACCTCGTAGGGGTCGAGACCGGCCAGCTCGGCGGTGCGCCGGGTCCGCTGCGCCGGGCTGACCAGCGTCAGCCCGATTTTGAGCCCCGCCAGCAGCGGCACGACGGCGACGGCCTGTCTCTCACCGTTCTCGGTGAGCGGGAGGTCGGTGAGGCCGGTGTGCTGCCCGGAGAGGGACCAGGCGGTCTCGCCGTGCCGTACGAGGATCAACTCACCCATCGGTGCCGCCCACTTCCCGCTGTCTGACCGTCCTGCCGCCGGAGTCCCCGGCGGCCTGCTCGCCACCAGTGTCCCCTGTAACGGCGGACGGGACATGGCGGGAATGCCACCGGGGGTCGTCGCGTTACACCGCATGTACCGCTTGATGCAAACGAAACCCATTCCCGGCTGAGGCCGGGGGTGGCGTTCACAGACAGTGTCTGGAGATGTTCATGGCACGCAGCGAGATCCGCCCGGTCATCACCCTGCGCTCCACCGCGGGTACGGGACAGACCTACGTGACGCGCAAGAACCGTAGGAACGACCCCGACCGGCTGGAGCTGCGCAAGTTCGACTCCGTGGCCGGCGAGCACGTCGTGTTCCGCGAGACCCGCTGACCGCGCGGCGGCCCGTTCCGGGCGCCCGAGACCGTCACTCCGCAATCGTCGTTCCGAGGAAGGATCACGTAATGAAGCCTCGTATCCACCCCGTTTCCCGTCCGGTCGTCTACCGCGACCGCGCCGCGGGAGCAGCCTTCCTGACCCGTTCCACCGCTGACTCGACTCAGCGGGTGGAGTGGGAGGACGGCAACACGTACCCCGTCATCGACGTGGAGATCTCCTCCGCGAGCCATCCGTTCTACACCGGCAAGGGCCGGGTCGTGGACACGGCAGGACGCGTGGAGCGCTTCGAACGCCGCTACGGGACAGGCCGCGGCTGACCTGACACCGGCCGGACGCGCCTGAATGCCTGACACGAGAACCGGGCAGCACCCCAGGAGGGGGCTGCCCGGCTCTTTCGCGTACTGGTGCGGGACGCGGTCCGCTCAGCCGACCGGCGCTTCGAGGGATTCCAGGGTCCGCACCAGCGGAGCCAGCTGCGGCAGCCGCGCCGCGGCGTCCAGCGCCTCGCGCAGCGCCGCGGCGTTGGTCGGCCGTGCCTCGGCGAGCAGGTCGAGACCCGGGGCGCTCACGTTGGTGTAGATGCCCCTGCGGTCGGTGGGGCAGAGATAGCGGACCAGCAGGCCGCGGTCCTCAAGGCGGGTCACCAGCCGGGTCGTGGCGCTCTGGCTGAGCACCACGGCCTCGGCGACCTGCTTCATCTGCAGATGGCCGCCCTCGCCGTCGTGCTGTCTGCTGAGCACGTCCAGCAGCGAGTACTCGCGCGCGCTCAGCTCGTGGGCCGCCTGAAGGGCGCGCTCTATGTGGCTCTCGATCCTGTCGTGCAGCAGCGAGAGGGCGCACCAGCCCTGGGCGAGGCCGGTGAGCGCGGGGTCGGTGGCGGTCATGCGTGCTCCTGCGGGAGGGGGTGCGGCCGGTACGGGTGCTGCTGTCCAGGATAGGGCACGACTGCAATAGAGTGCGCTTGCAAGTAGTCGGCGTGTGCAAGTATTGTCGACGCTTGTTAAGCGCACGTGCAATCATCCTCGGAAAGGCGACAGCCCATGCCGCTCGCACTCATCGCCCTGGCCATCGGGGCCTTCGGTATCGGCACGACCGAGTTCGTGATCATGGGGCTGCTCCCCGACGTCGCCGCCGACTTCGGTGTCACGATCCCGACCGCGGGGCTGCTGGTGACCGGCTACGCGCTCGGGGTCGTCGCCGGCGCACCGCTGATGACGCTCCTCGGCACCCGGATCTCGCGCAAACGCATGCTGATGCTCCTGATGGGGTTCTTCGTCGCCGGTAACGTCCTGTCCGCGCTCGCCACCGGCTTCGGCATGATGCTGGCCGGGCGTGTCGTGGCATCCCTCGCCCACGGAGCGTTCTTCGGGATCGGCTCCGTCGTCGCCGCGGGACTGGTCGCGCCGCACAAGAAGGCCGGCGCCATCGCCATGATGTTCACCGGACTCACCGTCGCCAACGTCGTCGGCGTACCGCTCGGCACCTACATCGGACAGAGCGTCGGCTGGCGCGCCACGTTCTTCGTCGTCGCCGCCCTCGGCGTCGTCGGTCTCGTCGGCATCGCCAAGCTGGTGCCGGAACAGCCGAGGCCGCAGGGTGTACGGCTGCGCCACGAACTGGCCGCCTTCCGCAACGCGCAGGTGCTGCTCGCCATGGCGATGACGGTCCTCGGCTTCGGCGCGGTCTTCGCCGCGATCACCTACATCGCGCCGATGATGACCGAGACGGCCGGCTTCGCCGACTCCTCCGTCACCTGGCTGCTGGTGCTGCTCGGCGTCGGCATGGTCGTGGGCAACCTCGTCGGCGGGAAGTTCGCCGACCGCCGTCTGATGCCGCTGCTCTACGTCTCGCTCGGCTCGCTCGCCGTCGTCATGGCGCTGTTCACGCTCACCGCCCACAACAAGGCCGCCTCCGCCGTCACGATCCTGCTGATCGGAGCCCTCGGCTTCGCGACGGTACCGCCGCTGCAGAAGCGGGTGCTCGACCAGGCGTCCGCGGCACCGACCCTGGCGTCCGCCGTCAACATCGGCGCCTTCAACCTCGGCAACGCACTCGCCGCCTGGCTCGGCGGCATCGTCATCTCCGCCGGATTCGGCTATACGGCGCCCAACTGGGTCGGCGCGGCACTCGCCGCTTCGGCGCTCGCGCTCGCCCTCGTCTCCGGCGCCCTTGAGCGCCGTACCCACCCGGCGGGCCGTCCGGTCGCCGGGTCGCCCGTCGTGGCCGGGCGGCAGGAGGAAGGTGTCCCCACCGCCACCCGGGGCTGACTTGCGGTGGCACAGCTCACACGGGGGAGTACGGGCGCCCTGGAACACCGACCTATGGTTGAGCGTTCATCCATATGTGGCTGAGCGGCCACCCAGGAACGGCCCCGACTGGAACCCCCCGAACCAGTCGGGGCTTTCCCGTGCGTGTGCCAGGCTTCGTGTCGACCGGCCAGACTCGTCGACACCCCTGGAGAACGACGCGTGTCCTCTCTTTTCCCAGCCCTGGCAACGGGCTCGGACCGGCCCGCCCTGCGATTCGGCGACCGCACGCTCAGCTACGACGAGCTGGCCGCTACGGCGACCGGCGTCGCCGCCCGGATCGCGGGCAGCGATCGGGTCGCCGTGTGGGCGACCCCCACCCTGGGCACAGCGGTGGGCGTGGTGGCAGCGCTGCTCGCCGGGGTGCCCGCCGTACCGGTCAACCCCGGCAGCGGGGAGCGCGAGCTGGCCCATGTCGTGACCGACAGCGCGCCCTCGCTGGTCATCGCGGAGCAGGACGCCGAACTCCCGCCCGCGCTGGCCGGGCTGGAACGCGTCGACCCGCGGGCGTCAGGACCCGGCGCCGCACTGCCCGACGAGCCTTCTGCCGAGTCACCCGCACTGATCGTCTACACCTCCGGCACCACAGGCCCGCCGAAGGGCGCCGTCCTGTCACGGCGCGCCGTCGCCGCCACCCTCGACGCGCTCGCCGACGCCTGGCAGTGGACCGCCGACGACGTCCTGGTCCACGCGCTGCCGCTCTTCCACGTCCACGGACTGATCCTCGGCATCCTCGGCCCGCTGCGCCGGGGCGGCTCCGTCGTCCATCTGGGCCGCTTCGAGAACGGGGCCGTCGCCCGCGCGCTCGCCGGGGGCGGCACGATGCTCTTCGGCGTACCGACCATGTACCACCGCGTCGCGGAAGCGCTCCCCGACGACCCCGCGCTCGTGAAGGCCCTGGCCGGTGCCCGGCTGCTGGTGTCGGGGTCCGCCGGGCTGCCCGTCCACGACCACCGGCGTATCGCGGCGGCGACCGGGCGCGGCGTCGTCGAGCGCTACGGCATGACGGAGACGCTGATGAACACCAGCGTCCGCGCCGACGGCGAACCGCGCACCGGAACGGTCGGACCGCCGCTCCCCGGTGTGGAGCTGCGGCTCGTCGACGAGTCGGACGCGCTGCTCGACGCGTCGGACGGCGAGAGCATCGGCGAGATCCAGGTACGCGGCCCGAACCTGTTCACGGAGTATCTGAACCGGCCCGACGCGACCGCGGCGGCCATGACCGACGGCTGGTTCCGCACCGGCGACATGGCCACCCGCGACGCGGAGGGCAACATCCGGATCGTCGGCCGCAAGGCCACCGACCTGATCAAGAGCGGGGGCTACAAGATCGGCGCGGGCGAGATCGAGAGCGTCCTGCTCGAACACCCGGGTGTGCGCGAGGCGGCGGTGACGGGGGAGCCCGACGACGACCTCGGCGAGCGGATCGTCGCCTGGATCGTCCCCGAACAGCCCGGCCAACCACCGACCCCCGAAGCCCTCGCCGCGCATGTGACCGCGCAGCTGTCGGCGCACAAACGGCCGCGCGTCGTGCGCTATCTGGATGCCCTGCCCCGCAACGACATGGGCAAGATCATGAAGCGGGCGCTCCATGACTGACAGCGGAGCGGCCGACGGGACCAGTGGCAG is from Streptomyces sp. NBC_00370 and encodes:
- a CDS encoding MFS transporter; translation: MPLALIALAIGAFGIGTTEFVIMGLLPDVAADFGVTIPTAGLLVTGYALGVVAGAPLMTLLGTRISRKRMLMLLMGFFVAGNVLSALATGFGMMLAGRVVASLAHGAFFGIGSVVAAGLVAPHKKAGAIAMMFTGLTVANVVGVPLGTYIGQSVGWRATFFVVAALGVVGLVGIAKLVPEQPRPQGVRLRHELAAFRNAQVLLAMAMTVLGFGAVFAAITYIAPMMTETAGFADSSVTWLLVLLGVGMVVGNLVGGKFADRRLMPLLYVSLGSLAVVMALFTLTAHNKAASAVTILLIGALGFATVPPLQKRVLDQASAAPTLASAVNIGAFNLGNALAAWLGGIVISAGFGYTAPNWVGAALAASALALALVSGALERRTHPAGRPVAGSPVVAGRQEEGVPTATRG
- a CDS encoding type B 50S ribosomal protein L31, with product MKPRIHPVSRPVVYRDRAAGAAFLTRSTADSTQRVEWEDGNTYPVIDVEISSASHPFYTGKGRVVDTAGRVERFERRYGTGRG
- a CDS encoding histidine phosphatase family protein, producing the protein MGELILVRHGETAWSLSGQHTGLTDLPLTENGERQAVAVVPLLAGLKIGLTLVSPAQRTRRTAELAGLDPYEVVPDLHEWDYGGYEGVTTEEIYETRPGWDLWTDGVTPGPADHPGEGPAAVGERADRVLTRVLEALRTSDDDVVLVSHGHFLRVLTARYLGLAPAGGGYFKLETGTISRLGTEHDRPVMTAWNVEIPQDLQRSAEQEKADVA
- a CDS encoding MarR family winged helix-turn-helix transcriptional regulator — translated: MTATDPALTGLAQGWCALSLLHDRIESHIERALQAAHELSAREYSLLDVLSRQHDGEGGHLQMKQVAEAVVLSQSATTRLVTRLEDRGLLVRYLCPTDRRGIYTNVSAPGLDLLAEARPTNAAALREALDAAARLPQLAPLVRTLESLEAPVG
- a CDS encoding acyl-CoA synthetase, translating into MSSLFPALATGSDRPALRFGDRTLSYDELAATATGVAARIAGSDRVAVWATPTLGTAVGVVAALLAGVPAVPVNPGSGERELAHVVTDSAPSLVIAEQDAELPPALAGLERVDPRASGPGAALPDEPSAESPALIVYTSGTTGPPKGAVLSRRAVAATLDALADAWQWTADDVLVHALPLFHVHGLILGILGPLRRGGSVVHLGRFENGAVARALAGGGTMLFGVPTMYHRVAEALPDDPALVKALAGARLLVSGSAGLPVHDHRRIAAATGRGVVERYGMTETLMNTSVRADGEPRTGTVGPPLPGVELRLVDESDALLDASDGESIGEIQVRGPNLFTEYLNRPDATAAAMTDGWFRTGDMATRDAEGNIRIVGRKATDLIKSGGYKIGAGEIESVLLEHPGVREAAVTGEPDDDLGERIVAWIVPEQPGQPPTPEALAAHVTAQLSAHKRPRVVRYLDALPRNDMGKIMKRALHD
- the rpmG gene encoding 50S ribosomal protein L33; its protein translation is MARSEIRPVITLRSTAGTGQTYVTRKNRRNDPDRLELRKFDSVAGEHVVFRETR